The Saccharopolyspora gloriosae genome window below encodes:
- a CDS encoding DivIVA-like cell division protein Wag31 produces the protein MGLTPADVHNVAFSKPPIGKRGYNEDEVDAFLDLVEAELARLVEENNDLRSQMEQLENQLQTAQVDLDDARSQASAVPAAPAPVEEPRRLAPVPAPTAAEQTSPGGDHHVQAAKVLGLAQEMADRLTGEAKAEADGMLSEARTKSEQLLSDARSKSDSMVNEARTRAETMLNDARTRAETLERQAREKAAGLERDAQRKHAEVMGNITQEKNALEKKIDTLRTFEREYRTRLQTYLESQLRELQDRGSAAPAESGSRSASQQNTYSFGARAAEAG, from the coding sequence GTGGGCCTGACCCCCGCCGACGTGCATAACGTCGCGTTCAGTAAACCGCCGATTGGGAAGCGCGGTTACAACGAGGACGAGGTGGACGCGTTCCTCGACCTGGTTGAAGCCGAGCTCGCTCGGTTGGTGGAGGAGAACAACGATCTGCGCAGCCAGATGGAGCAGCTGGAGAACCAGCTGCAGACCGCGCAGGTCGACCTCGACGACGCCCGCAGTCAGGCGTCCGCGGTTCCCGCCGCCCCCGCTCCGGTGGAGGAACCGCGCCGGCTCGCGCCGGTCCCGGCCCCCACCGCGGCCGAGCAGACCTCGCCGGGGGGTGATCACCACGTGCAGGCGGCCAAGGTCCTGGGGCTCGCCCAGGAGATGGCCGACCGGCTCACCGGCGAAGCCAAGGCCGAGGCCGACGGCATGCTCTCCGAGGCCCGCACCAAGTCCGAGCAGTTGCTCTCGGACGCCCGGTCGAAGTCCGACAGCATGGTCAACGAGGCCCGCACCCGGGCCGAGACGATGCTCAACGACGCCCGGACCCGGGCCGAGACGCTGGAGCGGCAGGCCCGGGAGAAGGCCGCCGGTCTGGAACGCGACGCGCAGCGCAAGCACGCCGAGGTGATGGGCAACATCACTCAGGAGAAGAACGCGCTGGAGAAGAAGATCGACACCTTGCGCACGTTCGAGCGCGAGTACCGCACCAGGTTGCAGACCTACCTGGAGTCGCAGCTGCGTGAGCTGCAGGACCGCGGATCGGCGGCACCCGCCGAGAGCGGCAGCCGTTCGGCGAGCCAGCAGAACACCTACAGCTTCGGAGCACGTGCCGCCGAAGCCGGCTAG
- a CDS encoding YggS family pyridoxal phosphate-dependent enzyme: protein MSEDDRRRAELAESLSEVRQRLDAACAAAGRPAEDVELLAVTKTFPARDVALLADLGLTSFAENREQEARPKVAEFDELRPDAGARWHMVGQLQRNKARSVARWADVVESVDSPRLVEALSGAVRNALEAGERTRPLEVLVQVNLDEAAGRGGCAPGEVLPLAEAITTTSELRLRGVMAVAPQSTQSGVAFNTLSLIATQLRRDFPEAGEISAGMSGDLESAVAHGSTRVRVGTALLGGRRLISP, encoded by the coding sequence GTGAGCGAGGACGACCGCCGCCGCGCGGAACTGGCCGAGTCGCTGAGCGAGGTGCGCCAGCGCCTCGACGCGGCCTGTGCGGCCGCCGGGCGGCCGGCGGAGGACGTCGAGTTGCTGGCGGTCACCAAGACCTTCCCTGCGCGGGACGTGGCGCTGCTGGCCGATCTGGGGCTCACCTCGTTCGCGGAGAACCGCGAGCAGGAGGCGCGGCCGAAGGTCGCCGAGTTCGACGAGCTGCGCCCGGACGCGGGAGCTCGCTGGCACATGGTCGGGCAGCTGCAGCGGAACAAGGCGCGGTCGGTGGCCCGCTGGGCCGACGTCGTGGAGTCGGTGGACAGCCCGCGGCTGGTGGAAGCGCTGTCCGGAGCCGTCCGCAACGCCCTCGAAGCGGGGGAGCGGACACGCCCGCTCGAAGTTCTCGTTCAGGTGAACCTGGACGAGGCTGCGGGCCGGGGCGGCTGCGCGCCGGGCGAGGTGCTGCCGCTCGCGGAGGCCATCACGACGACGAGTGAACTCCGGTTGCGCGGAGTGATGGCAGTGGCGCCGCAGTCCACCCAGTCGGGCGTGGCGTTCAACACACTTTCCTTGATCGCTACGCAGCTGCGTCGTGACTTCCCCGAGGCTGGGGAGATCTCAGCGGGAATGAGCGGTGATCTGGAGAGTGCTGTGGCGCACGGCTCCACTCGGGTGCGTGTCGGAACGGCGCTGCTGGGAGGGCGACGGCTAATCTCGCCGTAG
- a CDS encoding cell division protein SepF, translating into MSTMHKLKAYFGMVPADEVDEFDDDIDRYGDADEYDSPADRVGGRRRVGVRGGYQDEAEADEGFDDHGSRDAPRRDTGHRGEEYREVKPPRRQWSPETAARTAAERESVSRLRAVTDTGSHFNLSKITTLHPRSYSEARTIGEQYRDGTPVIMNLTEMDEADAKRLVDFAAGLAFAMRGSIEKVTNRVFLLSPPNVDVAAEDKRRLAEGAFFNYG; encoded by the coding sequence ATGAGCACGATGCACAAGCTGAAGGCCTACTTCGGCATGGTGCCTGCCGACGAAGTCGACGAGTTCGACGACGACATCGACCGCTACGGGGACGCCGACGAGTACGACTCGCCCGCGGACCGCGTCGGTGGACGTCGGCGTGTCGGGGTGCGCGGTGGCTACCAGGACGAGGCCGAGGCCGACGAGGGCTTCGACGACCACGGCAGCCGGGACGCGCCGCGCCGGGACACCGGCCACCGCGGCGAGGAGTACCGCGAGGTCAAACCGCCGCGCAGGCAGTGGTCGCCGGAGACCGCGGCGCGGACCGCCGCCGAGCGGGAGTCCGTCTCCCGGCTGCGCGCGGTCACCGACACCGGCAGCCACTTCAACTTGAGCAAGATCACAACTCTGCATCCTCGCAGCTACAGCGAGGCCCGCACGATCGGGGAGCAGTACCGGGACGGCACTCCGGTGATCATGAACCTGACGGAGATGGACGAAGCGGACGCGAAGCGTCTGGTCGACTTCGCCGCAGGTCTGGCCTTCGCGATGCGCGGTTCGATCGAGAAGGTGACCAACCGGGTGTTCTTGCTCTCACCGCCCAACGTGGACGTCGCAGCCGAGGACAAGCGCCGCTTGGCCGAGGGTGCCTTTTTCAACTACGGCTGA
- the pgeF gene encoding peptidoglycan editing factor PgeF: protein MRIRRVITTREGGSSAPPFDSFNLGGRVGDDPAALAANERKLADGIGLGPDRLVWMEQIHGKSAALVDGPQPEPVEATDALVTARPRLALAALTADCVPVLLGDPVTGVVAAVHAGRVGARVGVLVEALKTMREAGARLDDIEALLGPAACGRCYEVPAAMRDDVEEYLPGSACRTRKGTPGLDLRAGLWEQLAGAGIAKIGVDPRCTMETRELFSHRRDGPRTGRFAAVVWAEPEEES, encoded by the coding sequence GTGCGGATCCGGCGCGTGATCACCACGCGGGAAGGCGGCAGCTCGGCACCGCCGTTCGACTCGTTCAACCTCGGCGGCCGGGTCGGTGACGATCCCGCCGCGCTGGCCGCCAACGAGCGCAAGCTCGCCGACGGGATCGGCCTGGGACCGGACCGGCTCGTCTGGATGGAGCAGATCCACGGCAAGAGCGCCGCGCTCGTCGACGGGCCGCAGCCGGAGCCGGTGGAGGCCACCGACGCGCTGGTGACCGCCCGGCCCCGGCTCGCGCTGGCGGCGCTGACCGCGGACTGCGTGCCTGTGCTGCTGGGCGATCCGGTGACCGGGGTCGTGGCCGCGGTGCACGCGGGACGCGTCGGCGCGCGGGTGGGCGTGCTCGTGGAAGCGCTGAAGACCATGCGGGAAGCGGGCGCCCGGCTCGACGACATCGAGGCGCTGCTCGGGCCCGCCGCGTGCGGCCGGTGCTACGAGGTCCCCGCCGCGATGCGCGACGACGTCGAGGAGTACCTGCCGGGCAGCGCTTGCCGCACCCGCAAAGGCACTCCGGGGCTGGACCTGCGCGCCGGGCTCTGGGAGCAGCTGGCAGGTGCGGGCATCGCGAAGATCGGGGTTGATCCGCGCTGCACCATGGAGACCCGCGAGCTGTTCAGCCACCGCCGCGACGGGCCCCGCACGGGCAGGTTCGCGGCAGTGGTGTGGGCGGAGCCGGAGGAGGAGTCGTGA
- a CDS encoding YggT family protein produces MELALIVLYYAVFFFWLLLTARIVIELVRVFARDWRPAGGVAIALESIYTVTDPPIRLLRRVIPTVRIGGVGLDLSIMVLLLVVFILMQLLLKLWAQSG; encoded by the coding sequence GTGGAACTCGCGCTGATCGTCCTTTATTACGCGGTCTTCTTCTTCTGGCTGCTGCTCACGGCCCGTATCGTGATCGAGCTCGTCCGGGTGTTCGCCCGCGACTGGCGCCCCGCTGGAGGGGTTGCAATCGCGTTGGAGAGCATCTACACAGTGACCGACCCGCCGATCCGGCTGCTGCGTCGGGTGATCCCGACGGTCCGGATCGGCGGTGTAGGGCTGGACCTATCCATTATGGTGCTGCTGCTGGTTGTGTTCATACTGATGCAGCTGCTGTTGAAACTATGGGCGCAGTCCGGGTAA